The nucleotide sequence TGCTTCTTTATAAGCACCTCCTGGCTGATAAATACCTGTGATTTCAGTTAAGGTTGTAGGACTTCCTTGAATTGCCGTTCGTTGTAAGTAGTGTTTGACACCTCGCATTCCGCCCATTTCTTCACCACCTCCAGCTCGACCAGGACCACCATGAACTAAAGTTGGTAAAGGTGAACCATGACCTGTGCTTTCTTTTGCGTTTTCTCTGTTCAACACTAAAATACGTCCATGATGACTTGCTGCATTGACAACATAATCTTTGGCAATGCTATCGTTATTCGTAATGATTGAAGATACCAAAGAGCCTTTCCCCATTTGAGATAAAGTAACAGCTTCTTCTAGCGTTTTATAAGGCATTATGGTACTTACTGGACCAAAGGCTTCACGTTCGTGAACCGCTAAATTATCAAATGGATGGTCTTCTCTTAAAAGAATAGGACTGATAAACGCTCCTTTTTTAGCATCTGCTCCAATGGTTTCAATCTTATCAAGGTTTCCATAGACGATTTTAGCCTTTTTGGCAATATCAGAAACACTATTTCGCACTTCCTCAACTTGTTCTTTGCTAATCAGAGAACCCATTCTAACTTCTTTGAGCCTTGGATCACCAATAGTAATTTTATCTAACTCTTTTCCTAAAGCAATCTGTACATCTTCAACCAAGTTCTCAGGAACAATGATACGACGAATCGCAGTACATTTTTGTCCTGCTTTTACTGTCATTTCTTTTCTAACTTCTTTAATAAAAATATCAAATTCTGGTGTTCCAGGAACGGCATCTTCACCCAAAATAGACGCATTTAAAGAATCGGCTTCCATGGTAAAAGGCACAGCCTCTTGAATGATTCTAGGATGCGCTTTTAATAATCTTCCTGTTGCCGCTGAGCCAGTAAACGTAACTACATCTTGAGATTCTACTGTATCTAAAATGGTTTTAACTGTTCCGTTGATGATTTGTAAAGCACCTTCAGGTAAAATGCCTGAATTGATTATTTCTCGTGCCACAGCTTCTGCTAAATATGATGATGAAGGAGCAGGTAATACGACTGCAGGAACTCCAGCCATCCAGTTCACTGCGCATTTTTCTAGCATTCCCCAAACTGGGAAATTGAATGCGTTAATATGGACTGCTACTCCTTTCTTAGGCACCATAATGTGATGTGCCATAAAGCGGCCTCCACGAGACAAATCGATTGGATCACCTTCAACATGATACGATTGATTTGGGAATAATTTTCGCAATGATGCATTGGCAAACAAATTACCAAAACCACCTTCAATATCAATCCAACTATCCACTTTGGTTGCTCCTGTTCTATAACTTAACTCGTAAAATGCATCTTTCTTTTTGGTAAGATATAATGCTAATTTTTTTAGCATATTACCTCGCTCTTGAAAGGTCATTTTACGCAATGTTTCTCCTTTATCTCTTCCATATTGTAAAGCATCAGAAACATTTAGGCCATTAACAGCTGAATTAGCGATGAGTTCTCCTGTAATTGCATCGAATACCGGAATCCCTTTATCTGTTCCCTCTAACCATTGTCCTGTAATGTAATGTTGTATTTTTTTCATAATGTTATGCCATTATTCTTAATATTCTTCCATTTATTTTTCCTTCGACACACTTTACATAACCATCTACAATTTTATGCATTGGCACAGGCGTATTACCAGGAAAATAGTCTTTATACTTCTCGAATGAATCTTCAACTAAATCAGAGCAAACTACATTGACTCTAATGTTATATAATTCCAAAACAACTGCTTTTACAAAACTATGAATGGCTCCATTAACCATTGCTGCACTTGTGGTCATATCAACTGGATCATCTGCTAAAATTCCTGTTGATAATGTTATAGAACCTCCATGATTTAAATAGTCTTTCCCAATTCTCACCGCATTAACTTGTCCCATCAGTTTGCTTTTGATTCCAATGTAAAAATCATCTTCAGATAAATTCTCAAACTTGTCCCATTTGGCATCTCCAGCAATGGCTACGATAGCATCCACTTTTCCAACCACCTCAAACATTGATTTTATAGATTCTGAATCTGAAAAATTCACTTTTACGTCACCAGAGTTTCGTCCAGCCACAAGTACTTCGTGTTTTTCTGAAAATCTTTCGATGACTTTTTTTCCAATGGTTCCGTTTCCTCCAATGATTAGTATTTTCATCTTAAACGCGTTCAATTATTGCTGCATATCCTTGACCTACGCCAATACACATGGTTATTAAGGCATAACGTTTTTGCTGTTCATGAAGCTCTAAAGCCGCCGAATAGGCAATTCTCGTTCCAGTGACACCAAGAGGATGACCTATTGCGATGGATCCTCCATTTGGATTTAATCTTGGATCATCATCTACTAAACCCCAAGCTCTTGTGCAAGCTAAAGCTTGAGCCGCAAACGCTTCGTTCAATTCGATAATATCCATATCACTCATGGTTAAGCCAGCTTTTGCCAAGGCTTTATTTGAGGCCTCTACTGGACCAATTCCCATGATTCTAGGTTCTACACCAACCACAGCAGAACTTACAATTCGGGCTAATGGTTTTAGATTATATTTTTTTACAGCATCTTCTGATGCAATGATTGTTGCTGCTGCTCCATCATTTAAGCCTGATGAATTACCAGCTGTGACACTTCCTCCTTCTGCTTTAAAAGCACCTCTTAATTTTGCTAAAACGTCTAAACTAGTATTAGGCTTAACAAACTCATCCTTTGAAAATAGGATTGGATCTTTTTTACGTTGTGGAATTTCAACCGTTACAATTTCTTTAGCCAATCGACCATTTTCTTGAGCTTTCGAAGCTTTCATTTGGCTCCAATAGGCAAACTTGTCTTGATCTTCTCGAGAGATGTTGTATTTCTCCACCAAATTTTCAGCAGTATTTCCCATGCCATCTGTTCCATACATTTTTTGCATTTTTGGATTGATGAATCGCCATCCAAAACTGGAATCATACATTTTTGAATCAGTTCCAAATCCTGTTGATGGTTTCGCGATGACGTATGGTCCACGCGTCATATTCTCTACTCCTCCTGCTATAAACACATCGCCATCACCAGATTTAATTGCACGATTGGCATTAATGATTGTTGATAGTCCAGAGCTACATAAACGATTTACAGTTTCTCCAGGAACAGAATATGGTAATCCTGCCAATAAAGACGCCATTCTCGCTACGTTACGATTATCTTCTCCAGCTTGATTGGCGCAACCTAAAATAACATCGTCATAGGCTTCCTTTGGGATGTTTGGATTTCGTT is from Pontimicrobium sp. SW4 and encodes:
- a CDS encoding short chain dehydrogenase; protein product: MKILIIGGNGTIGKKVIERFSEKHEVLVAGRNSGDVKVNFSDSESIKSMFEVVGKVDAIVAIAGDAKWDKFENLSEDDFYIGIKSKLMGQVNAVRIGKDYLNHGGSITLSTGILADDPVDMTTSAAMVNGAIHSFVKAVVLELYNIRVNVVCSDLVEDSFEKYKDYFPGNTPVPMHKIVDGYVKCVEGKINGRILRIMA
- the pcaF gene encoding 3-oxoadipyl-CoA thiolase, whose amino-acid sequence is MKEAYIIAGVRTPIGSYQGTLSAVRTDDLAALVIEEIVKRNPNIPKEAYDDVILGCANQAGEDNRNVARMASLLAGLPYSVPGETVNRLCSSGLSTIINANRAIKSGDGDVFIAGGVENMTRGPYVIAKPSTGFGTDSKMYDSSFGWRFINPKMQKMYGTDGMGNTAENLVEKYNISREDQDKFAYWSQMKASKAQENGRLAKEIVTVEIPQRKKDPILFSKDEFVKPNTSLDVLAKLRGAFKAEGGSVTAGNSSGLNDGAAATIIASEDAVKKYNLKPLARIVSSAVVGVEPRIMGIGPVEASNKALAKAGLTMSDMDIIELNEAFAAQALACTRAWGLVDDDPRLNPNGGSIAIGHPLGVTGTRIAYSAALELHEQQKRYALITMCIGVGQGYAAIIERV
- the paaZ gene encoding phenylacetic acid degradation bifunctional protein PaaZ — translated: MKKIQHYITGQWLEGTDKGIPVFDAITGELIANSAVNGLNVSDALQYGRDKGETLRKMTFQERGNMLKKLALYLTKKKDAFYELSYRTGATKVDSWIDIEGGFGNLFANASLRKLFPNQSYHVEGDPIDLSRGGRFMAHHIMVPKKGVAVHINAFNFPVWGMLEKCAVNWMAGVPAVVLPAPSSSYLAEAVAREIINSGILPEGALQIINGTVKTILDTVESQDVVTFTGSAATGRLLKAHPRIIQEAVPFTMEADSLNASILGEDAVPGTPEFDIFIKEVRKEMTVKAGQKCTAIRRIIVPENLVEDVQIALGKELDKITIGDPRLKEVRMGSLISKEQVEEVRNSVSDIAKKAKIVYGNLDKIETIGADAKKGAFISPILLREDHPFDNLAVHEREAFGPVSTIMPYKTLEEAVTLSQMGKGSLVSSIITNNDSIAKDYVVNAASHHGRILVLNRENAKESTGHGSPLPTLVHGGPGRAGGGEEMGGMRGVKHYLQRTAIQGSPTTLTEITGIYQPGGAYKEAEQHPFKYHWEDIQPGMSMKTHKRTLTDSDIINFSNLTWDHFYAHTDITSLDGSIFEKRTAHGYFILAAAAGLFVYPNKGPVSANYGLEECRFLRPLYHNDTIYVRLTCKQKIDRDVNGAEHPSGIVKWFAEVFDAHDELVAVATVLTMVQKKQDVFVEMTNEIILECLAKLSAESKPKWGTMSPQHMLEHLEYTYKIASGQNQNFEINTPEKILDKVHNSLYNYHKMPREHMFPLAEESKINELKHKDLVEAKLKMLESRQEYLDFFKENPDAVLKNTVFGEMNRYEWYLLDRKHLNHHFEQFNLL